A region from the Symphalangus syndactylus isolate Jambi chromosome 2, NHGRI_mSymSyn1-v2.1_pri, whole genome shotgun sequence genome encodes:
- the LOC129462140 gene encoding LOW QUALITY PROTEIN: NADH dehydrogenase [ubiquinone] 1 alpha subcomplex subunit 5-like (The sequence of the model RefSeq protein was modified relative to this genomic sequence to represent the inferred CDS: substituted 1 base at 1 genomic stop codon): MGQGVLKKTTGPVRLAVCENPHERLRILYTKILDVLEQIPKNAAYKKCTEQITNEKLVMLKVEPDVKKLEDQLQSGQIEEVIHQAENELSVVRKMMQWKPWEALVEEPPANQCKXPI; encoded by the coding sequence ATGGGACAAGGTGTGCTGAAGAAGACTACTGGTCCTGTGAGATTGGCTGTATGTGAGAATCCACATGAGAGGCTAAGAATATTGTACACAAAGATCCTTGATGTTCTTGAGCAAATCCCTAAAAATGCAGCATATAAAAAGTGTACAGAACAGATTACAAATGAGAAGCTGGTTATGCTTAAAGTAGAACCAGAtgttaaaaaattagaagaccaACTTCAAAGTGGCCAAATAGAAGAGGTGATTCATCAGGCTGAAAATGAACTAAGTGTGGTGAGAAAAATGATGCAGTGGAAACCATGGGAGGCATTAGTGGAAGAGCCTCCTGCCAATCAGTGCAAATAGCcaatataa